The proteins below are encoded in one region of Aequorivita iocasae:
- a CDS encoding choice-of-anchor B family protein, which produces MKRLLPLLAVLLSAITFAQTPCQNGNAGPYPCNGLDLQSRIGLNVFGTDRGNDSWGWTDPQDGKEYALMGLGNGTAFVDITDPVNPIYLGKLPTHTDPSTWRDIKVYNNYAFIVSEASGHGIQVFDLTRLRNVSNAPETFTEDAHYNGFGHCHNLVINEETGYAYGVGTSSFSGGPHFVNIQDPLNPVAAGGFSGDNYCHDAQVVIYNGPDTDYTGREIFFGSNEDRVSIVDVTNKSNPIGISNGFYSSVDYTHQGWLTEDQRYFIIGDELDESAFGFNTRTIIFDVTDLDNPVVHFEYEADNEAIDHNGYVKGDEFYLASYRAGLRVFDISNIGGEEMVETKFFDTYPNNNSTNFDGAWSVYPYFASGNIVISDIDRGLFIVRDSSLGVNENATSNFAIYPNPAKDIVNITSKTELINQVEIFNMLGQKVLDLSFDQNLSENVDVSNLQAGMYVMKVNASTTKRLLID; this is translated from the coding sequence ATGAAAAGATTACTACCCCTTTTAGCAGTATTATTGAGTGCAATAACATTTGCACAAACCCCTTGTCAAAATGGAAATGCTGGACCTTATCCGTGTAACGGATTGGACCTTCAATCGCGAATTGGCCTAAATGTTTTTGGAACTGACCGCGGAAACGATTCTTGGGGGTGGACTGATCCACAAGACGGAAAAGAATATGCCCTTATGGGCTTAGGAAACGGTACTGCCTTTGTGGATATTACCGATCCCGTAAACCCCATCTATCTTGGAAAGCTTCCAACACATACGGATCCAAGCACCTGGAGAGATATTAAAGTATATAACAATTACGCTTTTATAGTAAGTGAAGCTAGTGGACACGGAATTCAAGTTTTTGACTTAACGCGTTTGCGCAATGTCTCGAATGCTCCTGAGACTTTTACTGAAGATGCACATTACAACGGTTTTGGGCATTGCCATAATTTGGTTATTAATGAAGAAACCGGTTACGCATATGGAGTAGGCACAAGTTCCTTCAGCGGAGGCCCTCACTTTGTCAATATTCAAGACCCATTAAATCCTGTAGCGGCAGGTGGATTTAGCGGAGACAATTACTGTCACGATGCCCAAGTAGTTATCTACAATGGCCCTGATACAGATTACACTGGACGTGAAATCTTCTTTGGAAGTAATGAAGATAGAGTATCCATTGTAGATGTAACCAACAAGTCTAACCCAATTGGAATATCTAATGGTTTTTACAGTAGTGTAGATTATACCCACCAAGGCTGGCTTACTGAAGACCAGCGCTACTTTATAATTGGAGACGAATTGGACGAATCTGCGTTTGGATTTAATACCAGAACCATAATTTTTGATGTAACCGACCTTGACAACCCAGTAGTTCATTTTGAATATGAAGCCGATAATGAGGCCATAGACCATAATGGATACGTAAAAGGAGATGAGTTTTATCTTGCCAGCTACCGTGCAGGCTTAAGAGTTTTTGATATCAGCAATATTGGCGGCGAAGAAATGGTTGAAACTAAATTTTTTGACACCTATCCAAACAATAACTCTACAAACTTTGACGGAGCTTGGAGTGTTTATCCTTATTTCGCCAGTGGTAATATTGTAATCAGTGATATTGACAGAGGACTCTTTATAGTTAGGGATTCTTCATTAGGAGTAAATGAAAACGCCACTTCAAATTTTGCAATCTACCCAAACCCTGCAAAAGATATTGTAAATATTACGTCTAAAACAGAACTTATAAACCAAGTTGAAATCTTCAATATGCTCGGACAAAAAGTGTTGGATCTAAGTTTTGACCAAAATCTTTCAGAAAATGTGGATGTTTCAAACCTTCAAGCTGGTATGTATGTAATGAAGGTTAATGCTTCTACGACAAAACGATTGCTAATAGACTAA
- a CDS encoding MbnP family protein — protein sequence MKKLALLLILAFIAFGCSNNDDDSSPEVLGCTDPNSLNYNPDATKDDDSCVYEKNVTFAFTQNWAGTPVTAADFNSSVYQNQAGNYLSISKLRYLISRISLHKADGTTVDFLEYNLVDLTDPSTLTLSPALNVITGDYTGISFIYGFNQADNMSGAYPDLNAANWNWPSMLGGGYHFMQMEGSFDDAAGAPQPYAYHHGTARVSEGVFEQNFIAFEFDQNFTITDDATIEIKMDISEWYKNPLTWDLNDRSVDLMMNYLAQKDMQRNGATVFSIGEITQ from the coding sequence ATGAAAAAATTAGCTTTATTACTTATATTGGCATTTATTGCTTTTGGTTGCAGCAATAATGACGATGATTCATCACCTGAAGTCCTGGGATGTACCGATCCAAATTCCTTGAATTACAATCCAGATGCCACTAAAGATGACGACTCGTGTGTGTATGAAAAAAATGTCACTTTTGCATTTACACAAAATTGGGCAGGAACACCTGTGACTGCAGCTGATTTTAACTCATCAGTGTATCAAAATCAAGCTGGAAATTACCTATCTATTTCAAAACTTCGCTATTTAATTTCAAGAATATCTCTCCATAAAGCGGATGGCACAACAGTTGATTTTCTAGAATATAATTTAGTTGATTTAACCGACCCTTCAACTTTAACACTATCGCCAGCATTAAATGTGATTACGGGAGATTATACTGGAATTTCCTTTATTTATGGTTTTAATCAAGCAGACAATATGAGCGGAGCTTACCCAGACTTGAATGCCGCAAACTGGAACTGGCCATCAATGCTTGGTGGTGGATATCATTTTATGCAAATGGAAGGATCATTTGATGACGCAGCCGGAGCACCTCAACCGTACGCATATCACCATGGTACCGCAAGAGTAAGCGAAGGAGTTTTTGAGCAAAATTTTATTGCTTTTGAATTTGACCAAAACTTTACCATAACCGATGATGCAACCATTGAAATTAAAATGGATATTTCAGAATGGTATAAAAACCCACTCACTTGGGATTTAAATGACCGCAGCGTTGATTTAATGATGAACTATCTTGCCCAAAAAGACATGCAAAGAAATGGCGCCACTGTTTTTAGCATTGGTGAGATTACACAGTAA
- a CDS encoding cytochrome-c peroxidase: MKERSMQMFRLIFGLLALSLVTACSSDPDPVEPSEDYTPTPKPLTVPPIFERLLPPPTIPADNPQTVEGIALGKKLFFDPILSGDGTQACASCHKPANSFTDDLQFSVGIDGIEGTRNSMPLFNMAWNGNEKFFWDGRATSIEAQALEPVTNPIEMHNTWENAVASLQGHATYPELFYKAFGTRNITKELTAKAIAQFERTLISANSPFDKYLQGEGTLTPQELNGFQIFMDETRGDCFHCHGNENSPLWTDNIFHNNGLDAIITDKGLGNVTGDPSQDGWFKSPSLRNLAYTAPYMHDGRFATLDEVINHYSEGLVYSPTIDPLMKAVSRGGVQLSESEKADLKAFLLSLSDPSFINNPDFQDPN, translated from the coding sequence ATGAAGGAACGGTCCATGCAAATGTTTCGATTAATATTTGGATTGCTAGCCTTGAGCTTGGTTACAGCTTGTTCAAGCGATCCAGATCCCGTGGAACCTAGTGAAGACTATACACCCACTCCGAAACCATTGACCGTTCCTCCCATTTTTGAACGTTTATTGCCCCCCCCAACTATTCCTGCAGACAATCCCCAGACCGTAGAAGGGATTGCGCTGGGGAAAAAATTATTTTTTGACCCCATCCTCTCTGGAGATGGAACCCAAGCCTGCGCATCTTGCCACAAGCCGGCAAATTCATTTACCGACGATTTACAATTCAGCGTGGGGATAGATGGAATTGAGGGAACACGCAATTCTATGCCGCTTTTTAATATGGCATGGAATGGAAATGAAAAGTTCTTTTGGGACGGCCGTGCTACGAGTATTGAAGCACAAGCGCTAGAACCCGTAACCAATCCTATTGAAATGCACAATACCTGGGAAAATGCAGTGGCAAGTTTACAGGGCCATGCAACCTATCCCGAATTATTCTACAAAGCATTTGGAACGAGAAATATTACAAAAGAGCTAACCGCTAAAGCAATTGCGCAATTTGAGCGTACGCTAATTTCCGCAAATTCTCCATTTGACAAATATTTGCAGGGAGAAGGTACCCTTACGCCTCAAGAACTGAATGGTTTTCAAATATTCATGGATGAAACCCGAGGCGATTGCTTCCACTGCCACGGAAACGAAAACAGCCCCTTGTGGACCGATAATATTTTTCACAACAATGGTCTTGATGCAATTATCACAGACAAAGGTCTAGGCAATGTTACCGGAGACCCCAGCCAAGATGGATGGTTTAAATCTCCTTCTTTACGAAACCTGGCCTATACAGCTCCTTACATGCACGATGGCCGCTTTGCTACTTTGGATGAAGTGATAAACCATTATAGCGAAGGTCTTGTGTACTCACCAACAATTGATCCCCTTATGAAAGCGGTATCTCGAGGTGGGGTACAATTATCAGAATCTGAAAAAGCAGACTTAAAAGCTTTTCTTCTTTCGCTTTCAGACCCTTCGTTTATCAATAATCCAGATTTTCAGGATCCAAATTGA
- a CDS encoding HesB/IscA family protein, whose protein sequence is MVKISESAKTKIAQLMAEEGFNIAEDFVRVGVKSGGCSGLSYELKFDHNLGENDKLFEEDQVKIAIDKKSFLYLVGTTLEYSGGLNGKGFVFNNPNANRTCGCGESFSL, encoded by the coding sequence ATGGTTAAGATAAGCGAAAGCGCCAAAACAAAAATCGCGCAATTGATGGCGGAAGAAGGCTTCAATATTGCCGAGGATTTTGTGCGCGTGGGCGTGAAAAGTGGTGGCTGTTCTGGATTGAGCTACGAATTGAAGTTTGATCACAATTTAGGCGAAAACGACAAGCTTTTTGAAGAAGACCAAGTAAAAATAGCCATCGACAAAAAGAGCTTTTTATATTTAGTAGGCACCACTCTTGAATACAGTGGAGGCCTGAATGGAAAAGGATTTGTGTTCAATAACCCAAATGCAAATCGCACCTGTGGCTGCGGTGAGTCTTTTTCACTTTAA
- the sufB gene encoding Fe-S cluster assembly protein SufB, translating to MSKYTEDDLKKELETKEYEYGFYTDIESDTFPVGLNEEIVRAISKKKEEPEWMTEWRLESFRYWQEMVEPDWANVHYEKPNFQNISYYSAPNKKPKYNSIDEVDPELLDTFKRLGISLDEQKKLAGVAVDIVMDSVSVTTTFKKTLAEKGIIFCSISEAIKEHPELVKKYLGTVVPQRDNFYAALNSAVFSDGSFCYIPKGVRCPMELSTYFRINQAGTGQFERTLVIADEGSYVSYLEGCTAPSRDENQLHAAVVELIALDDAEIKYSTVQNWFPGNKEGKGGVYNFVTKRGLCEKNAKISWTQVETGSAVTWKYPSCVLKGDNSIGEFYSIAVTNNFQQADTGTKMIHIGKNTKSTIISKGISAGKSQNSYRGLVKIMPNADNARNFSQCDSLLMGNSCGAHTFPYIEAKNKTAQIEHEATTSKIGEDQIFYCNQRGIETEKAIALIVNGFSKEVLNKLPMEFAVEAQKLLEISLEGSVG from the coding sequence ATGAGCAAGTATACCGAAGACGATTTAAAGAAAGAACTGGAAACCAAGGAGTATGAATATGGTTTTTATACCGATATAGAGTCTGACACCTTCCCGGTTGGATTGAACGAAGAAATTGTACGCGCTATTTCAAAAAAGAAAGAAGAACCCGAATGGATGACTGAATGGCGCCTGGAATCTTTCCGCTATTGGCAGGAAATGGTAGAGCCAGATTGGGCAAACGTACATTATGAAAAACCCAACTTCCAGAATATTTCCTATTATTCCGCACCAAACAAAAAGCCAAAATACAACAGTATTGATGAAGTTGATCCCGAACTGTTGGACACTTTCAAAAGGCTCGGAATTTCTTTGGACGAACAAAAAAAACTAGCTGGAGTAGCTGTAGATATTGTAATGGATTCTGTTTCGGTTACAACTACCTTTAAAAAAACCTTGGCGGAAAAAGGAATTATTTTTTGCTCTATTTCCGAGGCTATAAAAGAACACCCAGAATTGGTAAAAAAATACCTAGGAACTGTAGTGCCACAACGGGATAATTTTTATGCCGCTTTAAACAGCGCTGTTTTCAGTGATGGTTCTTTTTGCTACATACCAAAAGGAGTTCGTTGCCCAATGGAGCTTTCTACCTATTTCAGAATTAACCAAGCGGGCACGGGACAATTTGAAAGAACCCTGGTTATTGCAGATGAAGGAAGCTATGTAAGCTATTTGGAAGGCTGTACGGCTCCCAGCCGTGATGAAAATCAATTGCATGCCGCAGTGGTGGAATTGATCGCTCTGGACGATGCCGAAATAAAATATTCAACCGTACAAAACTGGTTTCCCGGAAATAAGGAAGGTAAGGGTGGTGTTTACAATTTTGTTACCAAAAGAGGCCTATGTGAAAAAAACGCAAAAATCTCTTGGACACAGGTGGAAACCGGAAGCGCAGTTACTTGGAAATACCCAAGTTGTGTGTTAAAGGGCGATAATTCTATAGGTGAATTTTATTCAATTGCCGTTACCAACAATTTTCAACAGGCAGATACGGGAACAAAAATGATACACATTGGCAAAAACACAAAAAGTACCATTATTTCCAAAGGCATATCAGCTGGAAAATCACAGAACAGCTATCGCGGATTGGTAAAGATTATGCCAAATGCAGACAATGCCCGCAATTTTTCCCAATGTGACTCATTGTTAATGGGCAACAGTTGTGGAGCACATACCTTTCCCTACATTGAGGCCAAAAACAAAACTGCCCAAATAGAACATGAGGCTACTACAAGTAAAATTGGTGAAGACCAAATTTTCTATTGCAACCAGCGTGGAATTGAAACCGAAAAGGCCATTGCTCTTATAGTAAATGGTTTCAGCAAGGAAGTGTTAAACAAACTCCCGATGGAGTTTGCTGTAGAGGCCCAGAAACTTTTAGAAATCAGTCTGGAAGGATCGGTTGGATAA
- the sufC gene encoding Fe-S cluster assembly ATPase SufC, whose product MLKIKDLHAGLEGKDILQGINLEVKAGEVHAIMGPNGSGKSTLASVVAGKEEFDVTRGYITFENEDISELDPEERAHKGIFLSFQYPVEIPGVSVTNFIKTAINETRKSKGQEDMPASEMLKMIKEKADMLEIDRKFLSRSLNEGFSGGEKKRNEIFQMAMMEPKLAILDETDSGLDIDALKIVANGVNKLKSQDNAVIVITHYQRLLDYIVPDFVHVLMNGKIVKSGSKQLAYELEEKGYDWIKEELV is encoded by the coding sequence ATGCTAAAGATTAAAGATTTACACGCCGGGCTGGAAGGAAAGGATATACTGCAAGGTATTAATTTAGAAGTGAAAGCGGGTGAAGTACACGCAATAATGGGCCCCAACGGTTCTGGCAAGAGCACCTTGGCATCTGTTGTAGCCGGCAAAGAGGAATTTGATGTAACCAGAGGCTATATCACTTTTGAAAACGAAGATATATCTGAATTGGATCCAGAAGAGAGAGCTCATAAAGGAATCTTTCTATCCTTTCAATATCCTGTTGAAATTCCGGGTGTTTCAGTTACAAACTTTATAAAAACCGCAATCAACGAAACCCGCAAATCAAAAGGCCAAGAAGATATGCCAGCTTCTGAAATGCTGAAAATGATCAAGGAAAAGGCAGATATGCTGGAAATTGATAGAAAATTTCTTTCACGATCCTTAAACGAAGGTTTTTCCGGAGGAGAAAAGAAACGAAACGAAATCTTTCAAATGGCAATGATGGAACCCAAACTCGCCATTCTTGATGAAACTGATTCAGGATTGGATATTGACGCCCTTAAAATTGTGGCAAATGGTGTAAACAAATTGAAGAGCCAGGACAATGCAGTAATCGTCATCACCCACTATCAGCGCCTTTTGGATTATATAGTTCCAGATTTTGTACATGTACTAATGAACGGGAAAATAGTAAAATCCGGTAGCAAGCAACTTGCTTATGAACTTGAAGAGAAAGGCTACGACTGGATTAAAGAGGAATTGGTTTAA
- the sufD gene encoding Fe-S cluster assembly protein SufD codes for MSFKDKLLSSYIALEDYLEFDSPLHDVRNNAIKIFEEKGFPTKKDEAWKYTSLNSLLKPNYSIYSNKERNVELKNVRKYFLHEIDTYKLVFVDGVYNSFLSETTHDSLDVCLMSAALNKSKYKPIIETYFNKAAKSDSLTSLNTAFTKEGAYIHIPAHKEVEKPIEIINFSTGNEAAMFLQPRNLIVVGENAHVQIIERHQSLSGNEVLTNSVTEIFAEKRAYVDYYKIQNDEATASLIDNTYISQQRDTVCRVHTFAFGGKLVRNNLNFFQKGEHCDSTLKGITILEGKQHTDHNTLVHHIAPNCESHQDYKGLFAEASTGVFNGKIIVEKDAQKIDAFQQNNNILIDDKATINAKPQLEIFADDVKCSHGCTIGQFDEDALFYLRSRGIGLKESRALLMYAFANTVLESVKIPELKVRINKLIANKIGVSLGFEL; via the coding sequence ATGAGTTTTAAAGACAAATTATTATCATCATACATCGCCCTCGAAGACTATTTGGAGTTTGATTCGCCATTGCACGATGTGCGCAACAATGCTATTAAAATCTTTGAAGAAAAAGGGTTTCCAACGAAGAAAGATGAAGCGTGGAAATATACTTCGTTAAATTCCCTGCTGAAGCCTAATTATAGCATTTATTCAAACAAAGAGCGTAATGTTGAGCTAAAAAATGTTCGCAAGTATTTTCTGCACGAAATAGACACTTACAAGCTTGTTTTTGTGGATGGTGTATATAATTCCTTTCTTTCAGAAACGACGCACGATTCGCTTGATGTTTGCTTAATGTCCGCAGCCTTGAACAAAAGCAAGTACAAACCAATCATTGAAACCTATTTCAACAAAGCTGCTAAAAGCGACAGCCTAACTTCGCTCAATACTGCTTTCACAAAAGAAGGCGCTTACATTCATATTCCCGCTCACAAAGAAGTGGAAAAGCCCATTGAAATAATCAATTTTTCTACCGGAAATGAAGCCGCAATGTTTTTACAACCCCGCAATTTAATTGTGGTTGGCGAAAACGCCCACGTTCAAATAATAGAACGACACCAAAGCCTTTCCGGCAATGAAGTTCTCACCAATTCGGTTACAGAGATCTTTGCCGAAAAACGCGCTTACGTAGATTATTATAAAATTCAAAACGACGAAGCCACCGCCTCGTTAATTGATAACACCTATATTTCACAACAACGCGATACCGTTTGCCGCGTGCATACTTTCGCCTTTGGTGGAAAATTAGTGCGCAACAACCTCAACTTTTTCCAAAAAGGAGAACACTGTGATTCTACATTAAAAGGAATCACAATTCTGGAAGGCAAACAACATACAGACCACAACACATTGGTACACCACATTGCACCCAATTGTGAAAGCCACCAAGACTATAAAGGACTCTTTGCGGAAGCTTCCACAGGAGTTTTCAACGGTAAAATTATTGTTGAAAAAGATGCGCAAAAAATTGACGCCTTTCAGCAAAACAATAATATTTTGATTGACGATAAAGCAACGATCAACGCCAAACCTCAGCTGGAAATTTTTGCTGACGATGTAAAATGCTCGCACGGCTGTACCATTGGCCAATTTGATGAAGACGCACTATTCTACTTGCGCAGCCGCGGAATTGGGTTGAAAGAATCACGCGCTTTGTTGATGTATGCTTTTGCCAATACTGTGTTGGAAAGTGTAAAAATTCCAGAATTGAAGGTGCGAATCAACAAACTTATTGCCAATAAAATTGGGGTTAGTTTGGGGTTTGAGCTTTAA
- a CDS encoding aminotransferase class V-fold PLP-dependent enzyme → MSIDIQRIRKDFPILSRKVNGYPLVYLDNAATSQKPQQVIDCIVDYYSNYNANIHRGVHTLSQEATDAYEGARRKIQNHFNAKQAYEIVFTAGTTHGINLVANGFSEILKKGDEILVSALEHHSNIVPWQMLCEKTGAILKVIPMNEEGILVFSEYEKLLTTKTKLVFVNHISNALGTINPIAEIIEKAHKVGAAVLIDGAQSCSHIKPDLQKLNVDFYVTSAHKMCGPTGVGILYMKEAWGNKLSPYQGGGEMITDVTFEKTTYAALPHKFEAGTPNICGGIAFGAAIDYLNAIGFNAIEKYENELLKYATQKLLEIEGLKIYGTGPAKTSVISFNIEGIHPYDIGTIVDKLGIAVRTGHHCAQPIMDFYKIPGTVRASFAFYNTLEEVDALVAAVKKAKMMLS, encoded by the coding sequence ATGAGCATTGATATCCAAAGAATCCGCAAAGATTTCCCCATACTTTCCCGAAAGGTAAACGGATATCCGCTGGTATATCTGGACAATGCCGCAACGTCGCAAAAACCGCAACAGGTTATTGATTGCATTGTGGATTATTACAGCAACTACAATGCAAATATCCATCGTGGCGTACATACCCTTTCACAGGAAGCGACAGACGCATACGAAGGAGCTAGAAGAAAAATCCAAAACCATTTTAATGCAAAACAAGCCTATGAAATCGTCTTTACAGCCGGGACCACCCACGGAATAAACCTGGTTGCAAATGGTTTTTCTGAAATTCTAAAAAAAGGCGATGAAATTCTAGTTTCGGCATTGGAGCACCACAGCAATATTGTGCCGTGGCAAATGCTTTGCGAAAAAACTGGAGCCATACTGAAAGTAATTCCGATGAATGAGGAAGGTATTTTGGTTTTTTCGGAATACGAAAAGTTGCTTACCACGAAAACAAAACTGGTTTTTGTAAACCATATTTCAAACGCCTTGGGAACCATAAATCCCATTGCTGAAATCATTGAAAAAGCCCATAAAGTGGGAGCTGCGGTGTTAATAGACGGGGCGCAATCCTGTTCGCATATAAAACCCGATCTTCAGAAACTGAATGTAGATTTTTACGTAACCTCAGCCCACAAAATGTGCGGCCCAACCGGTGTTGGCATCCTTTATATGAAAGAAGCATGGGGCAACAAATTGTCGCCGTATCAAGGTGGCGGCGAAATGATTACCGATGTAACTTTTGAGAAAACTACCTATGCCGCGCTTCCGCATAAATTTGAAGCGGGAACGCCCAATATTTGTGGCGGAATTGCTTTTGGAGCTGCAATTGATTATCTTAACGCAATTGGCTTTAACGCAATTGAAAAGTACGAAAACGAACTTTTAAAATACGCCACCCAAAAACTTTTAGAAATTGAAGGTTTAAAAATTTATGGCACCGGCCCTGCTAAAACCTCGGTTATTTCCTTCAATATTGAAGGGATACATCCGTATGATATTGGAACCATTGTGGACAAATTGGGCATTGCCGTACGCACAGGCCACCACTGCGCACAACCTATTATGGATTTTTATAAAATTCCGGGTACGGTGCGGGCTTCCTTTGCGTTTTACAATACTTTGGAAGAAGTGGACGCATTGGTAGCAGCGGTAAAAAAAGCTAAAATGATGTTAAGTTGA
- a CDS encoding META domain-containing protein: protein MKALATVSILLFVIIFTGCDETKKVIDVAGSVQLTGSYTVNSINGKKLENTKNPTFTLSAIDNSFRGTTGCNSVFGNYTIDLYSINFGDLAVSEKMCMDKNIMNTERDFLNALNNTGTYGLQNGVLTLYSKTDRSVLLSATKDSNE, encoded by the coding sequence ATGAAAGCACTTGCCACAGTTTCAATTTTACTATTTGTAATAATTTTTACAGGTTGCGACGAAACAAAAAAAGTAATTGACGTAGCTGGAAGCGTTCAACTAACGGGCAGTTATACCGTAAATTCAATAAATGGAAAGAAACTGGAAAATACAAAGAATCCAACCTTTACACTTTCTGCAATAGATAATTCTTTTCGGGGAACAACAGGTTGCAATTCAGTTTTTGGGAATTACACAATTGATCTTTACAGCATTAATTTTGGCGATTTAGCAGTGAGCGAAAAGATGTGCATGGACAAAAATATAATGAACACGGAGAGAGATTTTTTGAATGCATTGAACAACACCGGAACATACGGTTTACAAAACGGAGTTTTAACCCTTTATTCCAAAACAGATCGAAGTGTACTTTTAAGTGCAACCAAAGATTCAAATGAATAA
- a CDS encoding SufE family protein — translation MTIEAIQEELIDEFSMFEDWMQRYEYMIDLGKSLPLIDENLKTEDKLIKGCQSKVWLNSEMRDGKVIFTADSDAIITKGIIAVLIRVFSHQKPQAILDANTDFIDEIGLKEHLSPTRANGLVSMIKQMKMYALAYQTQLNN, via the coding sequence ATGACGATTGAAGCAATACAGGAAGAATTAATTGACGAGTTTTCAATGTTTGAAGACTGGATGCAGCGCTATGAATATATGATAGACCTCGGCAAGTCGCTTCCATTAATTGATGAAAATTTAAAGACCGAAGATAAATTGATAAAAGGCTGCCAAAGCAAAGTGTGGCTCAATTCTGAAATGAGGGACGGCAAAGTTATTTTCACCGCAGATAGTGACGCCATAATCACCAAAGGTATTATCGCGGTTTTGATTCGCGTTTTTTCCCATCAAAAACCACAGGCTATCTTAGATGCAAATACAGATTTTATTGATGAAATAGGGCTAAAGGAACACCTCTCGCCCACCCGTGCAAACGGCCTGGTGTCGATGATAAAGCAAATGAAAATGTATGCCTTGGCATATCAAACACAACTTAATAATTAA
- a CDS encoding SUF system Fe-S cluster assembly protein — METEIDMTELGEKIVTVLKTIYDPEIPVDIYELGLIYDVFINEDREVKILMTLTTPNCPVAESLPLEVEEKVKSMKMIKDAEVEITFDPPWSQDLMSEEAKLELGML, encoded by the coding sequence ATGGAAACAGAAATAGACATGACCGAGTTGGGCGAAAAAATAGTTACAGTCCTTAAAACCATTTACGATCCCGAAATACCTGTAGATATCTATGAGCTTGGACTTATTTATGACGTTTTCATTAATGAAGACCGCGAGGTAAAAATATTGATGACGCTCACTACACCAAACTGTCCCGTAGCAGAAAGCTTGCCCCTGGAAGTTGAGGAAAAAGTAAAATCCATGAAAATGATTAAAGATGCAGAAGTAGAAATTACTTTTGATCCCCCATGGAGCCAAGACTTAATGAGCGAAGAAGCCAAGCTGGAACTTGGGATGCTTTGA
- a CDS encoding DUF2480 family protein yields the protein MSEEIINRVANSKLVTFDLEEIYPKGERVSFDISQWLLEGMVLRENSFREEAAQHDWSQYDNKYVALFCSTDAIVPGWAYLLLSLHLAPFAKKITVGTWEELESILFAEVLQNLDISEYKDKPVIIKGCAHKPIPQNAYVLLAQKLQPIAKSIMYGEACSSVPLFKKSKNR from the coding sequence GTGTCTGAAGAAATAATAAATCGCGTAGCGAACAGCAAGCTTGTAACCTTTGATCTTGAGGAAATTTATCCCAAAGGAGAAAGGGTTTCGTTTGATATTTCACAATGGTTGCTGGAAGGTATGGTGCTTCGTGAAAATAGTTTTCGGGAAGAGGCCGCTCAACACGATTGGAGCCAATATGACAATAAATACGTTGCTCTATTTTGCAGCACAGATGCAATCGTTCCCGGATGGGCTTACTTGTTATTATCACTTCATTTGGCGCCTTTTGCCAAAAAAATTACCGTTGGCACTTGGGAAGAACTGGAGAGCATTCTTTTTGCGGAAGTACTTCAAAACTTGGATATTTCAGAATATAAAGACAAGCCTGTAATAATTAAAGGTTGCGCCCATAAACCTATTCCGCAGAACGCCTATGTTCTTTTGGCGCAAAAATTACAACCGATTGCCAAAAGTATTATGTATGGAGAAGCATGTTCTTCAGTTCCACTTTTCAAGAAAAGCAAGAACCGTTAA